A window from Mya arenaria isolate MELC-2E11 chromosome 9, ASM2691426v1 encodes these proteins:
- the LOC128203298 gene encoding liver carboxylesterase 1F-like, with amino-acid sequence MIYVGIILIVIGQFDFNDAGYDAFIQSDLGGIRGAHKNVSVNGTIKTVHLFLGVPYAKPPVGRLRFQRPEPFLNFTTDFTKYNGNYFRSACVQSVVRKHVFTNQSEDCLYLNIYKPAKASNLAVMIWIHGGGFTSGSGDQLNMEYLAAFGNVIVITFNYRLGVFGFFSTMDENAMGNYGLWDQRLVFQWVKKYIHSFGGDPNRITIFGQSEGAVSCSLHAMAEMNRNLFQRVITQSGSAMSVLNNISVDARLNAIHVAEEVGCQITNEDYNNKGKLADMVQCVRNMDVQTIKDVMITTRNKDQVEGLPVFLPVVDGDLIKVDPRDQKKLETENNEGLQFFGSLDFLNGITSWEGVSFMHIIQNDINDLFKPQPRSETIENWLNPSLIEYIFKRKFPKEIQQVVWNRYTNWDDPLSPETVRKQLFQFLGDVAHNVPAVRAAREHFKHEYDTGSGNYLYHFVAEPPVHVMETPLWIQGATHADDLLFLVEMDNFDNYSDWQRQLSVSMMTYWANFAKTGSPNQVDSIPKWVPYNDSQEIYLEFSQDMGQHSLKKHLYSGETYFWLKVFPDLIKAFDNMEIAENQSGTSAAMRKSNIDILLLINAIIFVYIYV; translated from the exons ATGATTTACGTCggaataattttaattgtgaTTGGGCAGTTTGATTTCAATGATGCAGGATACGATGCATTTATACAAAGTGATTTAGGTGGCATTCGTGGTGCGCACAAGAATGTGAGCGTCAATGGAACGATAAAAACCGTGCATCTGTTTCTTGGAGTCCCTTATGCAAAGCCTCCGGTTGGCCGGCTGCGCTTTCAGAGGCCGgaaccatttttaaatttcacgACTGATTTTACCAagtacaatggaaactactTCCGGAGCGCATGCGTCCAATCCGTGGTcagaaaacatgttttcacaaaCCAGTCAGAAGATTGTCTATACTTGAATATATACAAACCTGCAAAGGCAAGTAATCTCGCGGTAATGATTTGGATTCATGGCGGCGGCTTTACTTCCGGTTCAGGTGACCAGCTCAACATGGAGTACTTGGCTGCATTCGGTAATGTCATTGtcataacatttaattatcGTCTTGGTGTATTTGGCTTTTTTAGTACTATGGATGAAAATGCCATGGGAAATTATGGTTTGTGGGATCAAAGACTTGTGTTTCAATGGGTTAAGAAATACATCCATTCCTTCGGTGGAGATCCAAACAGAATAACAATCTTTGGTCAGTCCGAAGGTGCTGTCAGCTGTTCTTTACACGCCATGGCAGAAATGAATCGCAATTTATTTCAGAGAGTGATTACACAGAGCGGTAGTGCAATGTCCGTGTTAAACAATATATCTGTTGATGCCCGACTTAACGCCATACATGTTGCAGAAGAAGTCGGATGCCAAATCACAAACGAAGATTACAACAACAAAGGCAAACTTGCAGACATGGTACAATGTGTAAGGAATATGGACGTACAAACAATAAAGGACGTAATGATAACAACAAGAAACAAAGACCAAGTTGAGGGTTTACCTGTATTCTTGCCAGTTGTCGACGGCGACTTAATAAAGGTTGATCCGAGAGACCAGAAAAAGTTAGAAACTGAAAATAACGAAGGTCTTCAATTTTTTGGATCACTGGATTTTCTTAACGGAATCACGAGTTGGGAGGGTGTTTCATTTatgcatataatacaaaatgacattaatgatttatttaaaccTCAACCACGTTCGGAAACCATTGAAAACTGGCTTAATCCATCAttgattgaatatattttcaaacgaaAGTTTCCAAAAGAAATTCAACAGGTGGTTTGGAACAGGTATACGAATTGGGATGACCCGTTAAGTCCAGAAACAGTTCGGAAACAACTATTCCAATTCCTCGGCGATGTCGCACACAATGTTCCCGCAGTTCGTGCTGCCCGTGAACACTTCAAACATGAGTATGATACCGGATCCGGGAACTACCTTTATCACTTTGTAGCTGAGCCACCTGTTCATGTCATGGAAACTCCCCTCTGGATACAGGGTGCTACTCATGCAGACGACCTATTGTTTCTGGTAGAAATGGACAACTTTGACAACTACTCAGACTGGCAGCGACAACTGTCGGTATCAATGATGACATATTGGGCTAACTTTGCGAAAACCGG GTCACCGAATCAAGTCGACAGCATTCCAAAATGGGTTCCGTATAATGACAGTCAGGAAATTTATCTCGAATTCAGCCAGGATATGGGTCAGCATTCCCTCAAGAAACACCTCTATTCCGGTGAAACCTACTTCTGGCTAAAGGTGTTCCCTGATCTTATCAAGGCATTCGACAATATGGAAATTGCGGAAAATCAGTCGGGTACATCTGCCGCAATGCGCAAGAGCAACATTGATATATTGCTGTTAATCAATGCCATTAtctttgtatacatatatgtcTAA